In one Cupriavidus taiwanensis genomic region, the following are encoded:
- a CDS encoding nucleotide pyrophosphohydrolase, producing the protein MPLIDIKNLQQAAYDFGEARHWGKYHSPKNLAMALSVEVSELVEIFQWQTEDESRAIMSTPKREHVEQELADITIYLTQLVTALGVDLDAAVRAKMEMNARKYPVPE; encoded by the coding sequence ATGCCGCTGATCGATATCAAGAACCTCCAGCAAGCCGCCTACGACTTCGGCGAAGCCCGTCACTGGGGCAAGTACCACAGCCCCAAGAACCTGGCGATGGCACTGAGCGTCGAGGTCTCCGAACTGGTCGAGATCTTCCAGTGGCAGACCGAGGACGAGTCGCGCGCCATCATGTCCACGCCCAAGCGCGAGCATGTCGAGCAGGAGCTGGCGGACATCACCATCTATCTGACCCAGCTGGTGACGGCGCTCGGCGTGGACCTGGACGCGGCGGTGCGGGCGAAGATGGAGATGAATGCGAGGAAGTATCCGGTGCCAGAATGA
- a CDS encoding IclR family transcriptional regulator, with protein sequence MLNAVDPTIIPAPAAPTPADAAQPAGGADRVLFVLAALAQHGAPISVRELVTRTGLPKSTLYRQLMLLKRWGFVLESDGEYAPGPISLQLALGFDMASHLAREALPDMRLLAQQSDESVGLVVAVKDHVVCLEMVESRQSLRCSFEKGRGVPLRAGASAKSLLAFMRDDARERVVRAQCEPAEAEKLLHELAAIRDTGYAVSEGEVDPGVWGVSAPLFSRRARAGAHGSITLMVPATRRQGREGALIDMTVAAAMRISARLQSY encoded by the coding sequence ATGTTGAATGCTGTCGACCCCACCATCATCCCCGCGCCGGCCGCTCCCACGCCTGCCGATGCCGCCCAGCCCGCCGGCGGCGCCGATCGCGTGCTGTTCGTGCTGGCCGCGCTGGCGCAACACGGCGCGCCGATCTCGGTGCGCGAACTGGTAACCAGGACCGGCCTGCCCAAGAGCACGCTCTATCGCCAGCTGATGCTGCTCAAGCGCTGGGGCTTCGTGCTCGAGTCCGACGGCGAATACGCGCCGGGCCCGATCAGCCTGCAACTCGCCCTCGGTTTCGACATGGCCTCGCACCTCGCCCGCGAAGCCTTGCCCGATATGCGCCTGCTGGCGCAGCAGTCTGATGAAAGCGTCGGCCTGGTGGTCGCGGTCAAGGACCACGTGGTGTGCCTGGAGATGGTGGAGAGCCGCCAGTCGCTGCGCTGCTCGTTCGAAAAGGGCCGCGGCGTGCCGCTGCGCGCGGGCGCGTCGGCCAAATCGCTGCTGGCCTTCATGCGCGACGACGCGCGCGAGCGCGTGGTGCGTGCGCAGTGCGAGCCGGCCGAAGCCGAAAAACTGCTGCATGAACTCGCCGCGATTCGTGACACCGGCTATGCCGTCAGCGAAGGCGAAGTCGATCCCGGCGTGTGGGGCGTGAGCGCCCCGCTGTTCTCGCGGCGCGCCAGGGCCGGGGCGCATGGCTCCATCACGCTGATGGTGCCGGCCACGCGGCGCCAGGGCCGCGAAGGCGCGCTGATCGACATGACCGTGGCGGCAGCCATGCGGATTTCCGCGCGGCTGCAGTCGTACTGA
- a CDS encoding class I SAM-dependent methyltransferase, translated as MGEQRQTSGNGGEQAALWNGASGQAWVEHQGLLDDMFRPLEEQLLQAAGNAGAQRILDVGCGTGSTTLALARRLGAQGRCTGIDISAPMLAAARARAQREGINASFIHADAQEHAFAPASFDMIVSRLGVMFFSDPVRAFANLRWAATSDATLHCIAWRSAAENPFMTTAERAAAPLLPELPPRQPGAPGQFAFGDRERVLSILQASGWDNIDIRPSDVTCTLPERALAGYLSRLGPVGLALQGADATKRERVIDTVCAAFTPYVHGDTVRYTAACWTITARATAAALPNGRDSNHA; from the coding sequence ATGGGTGAACAACGGCAAACCAGCGGTAACGGCGGCGAGCAGGCCGCACTGTGGAACGGTGCATCGGGCCAGGCGTGGGTGGAGCACCAGGGCCTGCTGGACGACATGTTCCGGCCTTTGGAAGAACAACTGCTCCAGGCCGCCGGCAACGCCGGCGCGCAGCGCATCCTCGACGTCGGCTGCGGCACCGGCAGCACCACGCTGGCGCTGGCGCGGCGCCTGGGTGCGCAGGGCCGCTGCACCGGCATCGATATTTCCGCGCCGATGCTCGCCGCCGCGCGCGCCCGCGCGCAGCGCGAGGGCATCAACGCTAGCTTTATTCACGCCGATGCGCAGGAGCACGCGTTCGCCCCGGCAAGCTTCGACATGATCGTGTCGCGGCTGGGCGTGATGTTCTTCAGCGATCCGGTGCGTGCCTTCGCCAACCTGCGCTGGGCGGCGACGTCCGACGCCACGCTGCACTGCATCGCCTGGCGCAGCGCCGCCGAGAACCCCTTCATGACCACCGCCGAGCGCGCCGCCGCGCCGCTGTTGCCGGAGCTGCCGCCGCGGCAGCCGGGTGCGCCGGGACAATTTGCCTTCGGCGACCGCGAGCGCGTGCTGTCCATCCTGCAAGCGAGCGGCTGGGACAATATCGACATCCGCCCGAGCGACGTGACCTGCACGCTGCCGGAGCGCGCGCTGGCCGGCTACCTGTCGCGCCTTGGCCCGGTCGGGCTGGCGCTGCAGGGCGCCGATGCCACCAAGCGCGAGCGTGTCATCGACACCGTGTGCGCCGCATTCACGCCGTACGTGCATGGCGACACCGTGCGCTACACCGCGGCGTGCTGGACCATCACGGCGCGCGCCACCGCGGCCGCTTTGCCCAATGGCCGCGACTCGAACCATGCCTGA
- a CDS encoding methyltransferase family protein, which yields MRPTPGLAVATLAGTLAYLVIAIAGWGGPAPFFAHPARVALALILFALAIAALFSGGNVSSGMREDRGNRWVLAVFGVLGLLAAYLPPLSDRIGVWTIDGDTMRWIGVALFAGGGVLRLWPVFVLGRRFSGLVAIQPGHTLVTTGIYGVIRHPSYLGFLISSLGWVLAFRSGVGVVLTLLMVPPLLARIRAEEALLRDQFGDAYASYCDRTWRMLPGIY from the coding sequence ATGCGCCCGACTCCCGGCCTTGCCGTTGCCACGCTGGCCGGCACGCTTGCCTATCTGGTCATTGCCATTGCTGGCTGGGGCGGGCCCGCACCGTTCTTTGCCCACCCGGCGCGCGTCGCGCTGGCGCTGATCCTTTTTGCTCTCGCCATTGCCGCACTCTTTTCCGGCGGCAACGTCAGCAGTGGCATGCGCGAGGACCGCGGCAACCGCTGGGTGCTGGCCGTGTTCGGCGTGCTCGGGCTGCTGGCGGCGTACCTGCCGCCGTTGAGCGACCGCATCGGCGTCTGGACCATCGACGGCGACACCATGCGCTGGATCGGCGTGGCGCTGTTCGCCGGCGGCGGCGTGCTGCGGCTGTGGCCCGTGTTTGTGCTGGGGCGGCGCTTCAGCGGCCTGGTGGCGATCCAGCCCGGCCACACGCTGGTCACCACGGGGATCTACGGCGTGATCCGGCACCCCAGCTACCTCGGCTTCCTGATCAGTTCGCTGGGATGGGTACTGGCCTTCCGCTCCGGCGTGGGCGTGGTGCTGACGCTGCTGATGGTGCCGCCGCTGCTGGCGCGCATCCGGGCGGAAGAGGCGCTGCTGCGCGACCAGTTTGGCGACGCCTACGCGTCGTACTGCGACAGGACGTGGCGGATGCTGCCGGGCATCTACTGA
- a CDS encoding DUF2938 domain-containing protein produces MLLHATVIGTGATLVMDAWAILRKRLLGVPALNYGLVGRWLAWLPRGRFRHHPIAATPPVRGEQAIGWIAHYLIGIAFAGILLALWGLDWTRRPTLAPALIVGLGSVAAPFLLMQPAMGAGIAASRMPRPNVARLQSLVTHGVFGVGLYGAGWLGRLIADPGW; encoded by the coding sequence ATGCTGCTGCATGCCACGGTGATCGGCACCGGCGCCACGCTGGTCATGGATGCCTGGGCCATCCTGCGCAAACGGCTGCTCGGGGTGCCGGCATTGAACTATGGCCTGGTCGGGCGCTGGCTGGCATGGCTGCCGCGCGGACGCTTCCGCCACCACCCCATCGCCGCCACGCCACCGGTACGCGGCGAGCAGGCCATCGGCTGGATCGCCCATTACCTGATCGGCATCGCGTTCGCGGGAATATTGCTGGCCTTATGGGGTCTCGATTGGACACGCCGCCCGACGCTGGCACCGGCGCTGATTGTCGGCCTCGGCAGCGTCGCCGCGCCCTTCCTGCTGATGCAGCCCGCGATGGGTGCGGGGATCGCGGCCAGCCGCATGCCAAGGCCGAATGTGGCGCGGCTGCAGAGCCTGGTGACGCATGGGGTGTTTGGGGTGGGGTTGTATGGGGCGGGTTGGCTAGGGAGACTGATCGCGGATCCAGGCTGGTGA
- a CDS encoding helix-turn-helix domain-containing protein has product MKSLDIAEVARQAGVPASTLRYYEEKGLIVSTGRRGMRRIFDAGVLERLALIALGRAAGFSLDDIARMFSPQGQPRIDRQMLAARADELDRTIRKLTAMRDGLRHAAVCPAPSHMECPTFRRIVQAAATGAIGGRRERPPVPRARSR; this is encoded by the coding sequence GTGAAAAGCCTGGATATTGCGGAAGTGGCCCGGCAGGCCGGCGTGCCGGCCTCGACGCTGCGCTACTACGAGGAAAAGGGCCTGATCGTGTCGACTGGCCGGCGCGGGATGCGGCGCATCTTCGATGCGGGCGTGCTGGAGCGGCTGGCGCTGATCGCGCTGGGGCGCGCGGCCGGCTTCTCGCTGGACGACATTGCGCGGATGTTCTCGCCGCAGGGCCAGCCGCGCATCGACCGGCAGATGCTGGCCGCCAGGGCGGATGAGCTGGACCGCACCATCCGCAAGCTGACGGCGATGCGCGACGGGTTGCGGCACGCGGCGGTGTGCCCGGCGCCCAGCCACATGGAGTGCCCGACCTTCCGGCGTATCGTGCAGGCGGCGGCCACCGGGGCGATCGGCGGCCGGCGCGAGCGCCCGCCCGTGCCGCGGGCCAGATCGCGATGA